Proteins from one Mesotoga infera genomic window:
- a CDS encoding D-sedoheptulose-7-phosphate isomerase — MELEDVARKAFEESIRVKRDFIERYENALLEVAREVTRRIGNGGTVYFMGNGGSAADAAHLAAELVGRFYIERRPIRAVSLPSNDSILTEIPNDFGYDQIFSRQLEAFLREEDVVIAISTSGNSNNILRALEVARKRLSLRIGMTGRTGGDMIDRCDYLFKVDSTDVPRIQETHITLGHVLCQLIEAMVAEKS, encoded by the coding sequence ATGGAGCTTGAAGACGTGGCCCGAAAGGCCTTTGAAGAGAGCATACGGGTGAAAAGAGATTTCATTGAACGTTATGAAAATGCTCTTTTAGAGGTTGCCCGTGAGGTTACGCGTAGAATCGGCAACGGTGGTACGGTCTATTTCATGGGAAATGGAGGAAGCGCTGCAGATGCCGCTCATCTGGCAGCGGAACTTGTGGGAAGATTCTATATTGAGAGAAGACCGATAAGGGCGGTATCATTGCCCAGCAACGACTCGATTCTTACCGAGATCCCGAATGATTTCGGATATGATCAGATCTTTTCGAGACAGCTGGAAGCCTTTTTGAGAGAAGAGGATGTTGTGATAGCAATAAGCACAAGCGGAAACTCGAACAATATCTTGAGAGCTCTCGAAGTGGCAAGGAAAAGGCTATCTTTGAGAATAGGCATGACTGGCAGGACTGGCGGAGACATGATCGATCGCTGTGACTATTTGTTCAAGGTTGATTCAACGGATGTACCGAGAATACAGGAGACGCACATAACACTGGGACACGTGCTGTGCCAGCTAATAGAAGCGATGGTAGCTGAAAAAAGTTGA
- a CDS encoding PfkB family carbohydrate kinase, whose translation MDQKKPKILVIGDLFLDRYVYYDPALSKPSLETGLMTITGIKEEYSPGAAGNVAKNLAMLDVEVIVLGPVGCDGRQYDLERELSKYGICTQFLIKSQSHVTPVYTKFINTNTGEEDLPRLDIPPIGLNETSRAEMIRAIELLVPTVDAVVVEDQAEIPGRGCIDGEIVCRLLDMSTRFRDKTFVADSRTKPEAFAGFLVKPNMNEFISGLKRMGIIGNDESEIPHKILVQQYLTDFSRKVRSPVVVTAGEDGSFCFECGVLNRVFSLEGEVKDVCGAGDAYIAALAVDHCSGEKPLLDSARLATKAAALCVSHKGTGKLSRQALSEMSEPEYCEIDNPSIFRNSCRLPGNVKRVLFDFDGTISLLREGWQPIMRDLMIRFITGEKEIEEEALSRIMVEVDEFIAETTGLQTILQMEGLRKLVIEYGLVPPNEILTPLEYKRIYTGCLKKIVEERINENAESKYLLRGALGFLKTLRKGGVTLLLASGTDEEDVIKESQYLGVHSYMNGGVFGALDSIEEYSKKKVIERLMKEERIRPDELVVIGDGPVEITVGREVGAFTIGVASNEKAGFGWNKKKFERLEKAGADVIIPDFSTGASLAKLIFKNKI comes from the coding sequence ATGGATCAAAAGAAACCAAAAATCCTTGTGATCGGAGACTTATTTCTAGACAGATACGTCTATTACGACCCAGCTCTGTCCAAACCAAGCCTGGAGACGGGGCTAATGACGATAACCGGAATCAAAGAGGAGTATTCTCCCGGGGCAGCCGGAAACGTGGCGAAGAATCTTGCGATGCTAGATGTAGAGGTAATCGTGCTAGGCCCTGTAGGGTGCGACGGAAGGCAGTACGATCTCGAAAGAGAACTCAGTAAGTATGGCATCTGCACTCAGTTCCTAATAAAATCGCAGTCCCATGTAACGCCCGTCTATACTAAGTTCATAAACACAAACACGGGAGAGGAGGATCTTCCAAGGTTGGACATTCCGCCGATTGGTCTGAACGAGACCAGCAGGGCCGAGATGATAAGAGCAATCGAACTTCTTGTGCCGACTGTCGATGCCGTCGTAGTCGAAGACCAGGCAGAAATTCCAGGGAGGGGCTGTATAGACGGCGAGATAGTATGCCGGCTTCTCGATATGAGCACAAGATTTCGAGACAAGACCTTCGTTGCGGATTCCAGGACTAAGCCCGAGGCCTTCGCCGGTTTTCTGGTGAAGCCAAATATGAATGAATTCATATCTGGTTTGAAGAGAATGGGTATCATAGGCAACGATGAAAGCGAAATTCCCCACAAAATACTGGTTCAGCAGTATTTGACGGATTTCTCTCGGAAAGTGAGATCTCCAGTTGTGGTTACCGCCGGCGAGGACGGATCGTTCTGTTTCGAGTGTGGTGTGTTGAACCGGGTTTTCAGTCTTGAAGGAGAAGTGAAAGACGTCTGCGGAGCGGGAGATGCTTACATTGCAGCACTCGCGGTAGATCACTGCTCCGGAGAAAAGCCTCTATTGGATTCGGCTAGATTGGCCACAAAAGCCGCAGCACTTTGCGTCTCTCATAAGGGGACGGGAAAGCTTTCAAGGCAGGCGCTTTCCGAGATGAGCGAACCCGAATATTGCGAAATCGACAATCCGTCAATCTTCAGAAACAGCTGCAGGCTTCCTGGCAATGTTAAGCGAGTACTTTTTGATTTTGATGGCACGATCTCTCTACTCAGAGAGGGCTGGCAGCCAATTATGAGAGATCTCATGATACGTTTTATCACAGGAGAGAAGGAGATTGAAGAAGAGGCGCTTTCAAGAATCATGGTCGAGGTAGATGAATTTATTGCCGAGACCACAGGTCTTCAAACAATCCTGCAAATGGAAGGACTCCGTAAGCTCGTTATTGAGTACGGTTTGGTTCCACCAAACGAGATTCTGACTCCGCTGGAGTACAAGAGGATCTATACCGGCTGCTTGAAAAAGATAGTGGAGGAACGCATCAATGAAAACGCGGAGAGCAAATACCTGCTTCGTGGAGCGCTTGGGTTTCTAAAGACGCTGCGAAAAGGAGGAGTCACTCTTCTGCTTGCATCGGGAACCGATGAGGAAGATGTAATAAAGGAATCACAGTACCTAGGGGTACACAGTTACATGAATGGCGGGGTATTTGGAGCGCTAGACAGCATCGAGGAGTATTCGAAAAAGAAAGTCATTGAAAGGCTCATGAAAGAGGAGAGAATAAGACCTGACGAACTCGTGGTAATTGGTGATGGACCAGTCGAAATTACTGTGGGCAGAGAAGTCGGAGCCTTCACCATAGGGGTTGCCTCAAACGAAAAGGCTGGATTTGGCTGGAACAAAAAGAAATTTGAAAGACTGGAGAAAGCCGGGGCAGATGTGATAATTCCGGATTTCTCAACCGGAGCCTCGCTTGCGAAACTGATCTTCAAGAATAAGATCTGA
- a CDS encoding ROK family protein encodes MNEVKGRILGIDIGGTKTAVVLGDEDLNIIRRREFPTEPDRGFESFLERLSLEIDLLVKREVPARAGVSVGGPMDSNTGTLFNPPHLRWGTVNIVQPLEERFHFSVTVQHDGRAGALAESILGAGKGFSNIIFLTLGTGLGAGIIIDGKLYNGSKGLAGEVGHMRVAEDGPSLFGKNGSWESYCSGTGISLYASYRFPERFIRGTSTEKIAGMALKGDPYAVTVLEESGTYFGKGLAVLLDILDPDRIILGNLAWRLQGIWLESAMKEAVNESLIGEKARERVVLSALKDKIGDYAALIVASRRGRRG; translated from the coding sequence ATGAATGAAGTAAAAGGCAGGATACTGGGAATAGATATTGGAGGCACAAAGACCGCAGTTGTTTTGGGCGATGAAGATCTGAATATCATCAGGAGAAGAGAGTTTCCTACCGAACCCGACAGAGGCTTTGAAAGCTTTTTAGAGAGACTATCCCTAGAAATCGATCTTCTAGTGAAGAGGGAAGTTCCGGCAAGAGCTGGAGTATCTGTTGGAGGTCCAATGGATTCAAATACGGGGACTCTTTTCAATCCTCCTCATCTCAGGTGGGGGACGGTCAACATAGTTCAACCGCTTGAGGAGCGCTTTCATTTTTCAGTAACCGTTCAGCATGATGGAAGAGCGGGGGCTCTGGCAGAGAGTATTCTTGGAGCGGGCAAGGGTTTCTCAAACATTATCTTTCTGACGCTGGGAACCGGTCTTGGAGCAGGAATAATCATAGATGGCAAACTGTACAACGGGTCGAAGGGATTAGCCGGAGAGGTCGGCCACATGAGAGTGGCCGAAGACGGACCTTCGCTCTTCGGCAAGAATGGTTCCTGGGAGTCATATTGCAGTGGGACCGGGATTTCGCTGTACGCCAGTTATAGATTCCCGGAGAGATTCATACGTGGAACGAGCACTGAGAAAATCGCAGGCATGGCCCTAAAGGGAGATCCTTACGCCGTCACAGTACTTGAAGAAAGCGGAACTTACTTCGGCAAAGGACTGGCCGTACTGCTGGACATTTTAGATCCTGACAGGATAATACTTGGAAATCTTGCGTGGCGTCTTCAGGGAATATGGCTGGAGTCCGCTATGAAAGAGGCGGTCAACGAGTCTTTGATCGGCGAGAAGGCGAGAGAAAGAGTTGTCCTATCGGCGCTCAAAGACAAGATAGGTGATTATGCGGCTTTGATTGTGGCCAGCCGAAGAGGAAGGAGAGGATAG
- the brxC gene encoding BREX system P-loop protein BrxC, with amino-acid sequence MKIKDLLKINIAEEVPLVIKAGDQNLELEQKEISQYIVTHQIESHLENFLLNYKLPSTEKIGVWISGFFGSGKSYFAKILGYLLSNHALPRGITARELFNERVASCANPEFLKASISALNSIPATVIMFEIIGEGSMTEDTVQQVMFKKLLQAGGYSSVPSVAIMEYELDEFGHLEKIRELIKAGGDDYGKITTNAGEFRRLVSRVMAERLGYSLEEAKDFLRSAVDKYKNLTPGEFADHCVAYTEKTGKRLVFIIDEIGQYVTSIKDNDDRILALQAVAEAFSSKGKGSVRLIVTSQEKLDQLIANSNFDKHKLGKLTDRFEVRLDLTSENVDEVARERLLKKKIETEPLFEKTMRDNQGNITTLSNTEGSYKKTETKDDLMNYYPFHPYHFQLIPDFVQNARGKSYQQATTRKFISLVDFILKNLKDEEFGRMVNATDLFDALGPGFFGSEVMALVRSADDYLGRNVKASDILKTLHILKNLTKIKASETVITRLLVKSIYDKEYDLGKEVRDVIDYLVDNRYVTRYNGEIDLVTDLEREFIKEMNETIIDIPKRNEEIVRQLQAISNHRDYREIQYGDGPSVPVEWLFEGNSISSKKKGLKVSVASFTGANVEGIEFESVNHADTVYLIPEENDKIDTLAREIKRLEVSLDSFRTYKTGGDTREILAKYSETMENKKRELTGEIRHSFEKGKLVYVGELISGGNILYKLKEFIKDRVIPAYYTDITATTAKSKDIEDVLTRPQNTLKTVRVDDDHRVFDENGELIETHKIISPVIRSLKEDRTGADLLEEFTSPPYGWTQETVMYSVACLMRGGKITLNNIDSYGKPEVHKAFKSVGEFKNAKIRKSVVLSTEDRNRLIQLINPLLDDGKLSLQSPRSEFITHALDGLKRLYRTLEELKGKMEELGAAVNWELDKTKGLINLLVGGGHDCLDKLLEERTILRELKEIADKTEDFLKKNYEKIKKQRGFLKDIDGEIAKREFDDGQSEELSALVKEYRDTLPSIASFGTDLDGIFEKLRNTYKGYFNPVHNERDRLLSEIEEYLDSIREERNQLGKRAADQSWFKAPNSPCNELEIRFSSKCEHCHIGFREAVLEIASLKGKLEGLKASYEKFMEERPVTTPPPVRRERLKLKRRLTYLQLKRELEKLTLNDNTEIEIELED; translated from the coding sequence ATGAAAATAAAAGATCTTCTGAAGATAAACATAGCTGAGGAAGTCCCTCTGGTCATAAAAGCGGGGGATCAGAACCTTGAACTCGAGCAGAAGGAAATCTCCCAGTACATAGTGACTCACCAAATAGAGAGCCATCTCGAGAATTTTCTCCTGAACTATAAGCTCCCATCCACCGAAAAGATAGGCGTCTGGATCTCGGGCTTCTTTGGCTCGGGAAAGTCATATTTTGCCAAGATACTGGGCTACCTGCTCTCCAATCACGCCCTGCCCAGGGGCATAACGGCACGCGAGCTCTTCAACGAAAGGGTAGCCAGCTGCGCAAACCCCGAATTCCTCAAGGCAAGTATAAGCGCTCTCAACAGCATACCTGCCACGGTGATAATGTTCGAGATAATAGGCGAAGGCTCTATGACCGAAGATACCGTACAGCAGGTGATGTTCAAAAAACTCCTTCAGGCGGGCGGTTACTCTAGCGTCCCGAGCGTCGCGATTATGGAGTATGAACTGGACGAGTTCGGCCATCTGGAAAAGATAAGAGAGCTCATAAAGGCCGGAGGAGACGACTACGGCAAAATAACCACCAATGCTGGCGAGTTCCGCCGCCTCGTATCGCGCGTTATGGCAGAACGGCTCGGGTACAGCTTGGAAGAGGCTAAAGACTTCCTTAGATCGGCGGTGGACAAATACAAAAATCTCACGCCCGGTGAGTTTGCCGATCACTGCGTCGCCTATACAGAGAAGACAGGGAAACGCCTGGTCTTCATCATAGACGAGATAGGCCAGTACGTGACCTCAATAAAAGACAACGACGACAGGATACTCGCCTTACAGGCGGTGGCCGAAGCCTTCTCGTCCAAAGGTAAGGGCTCGGTAAGGCTTATAGTGACCTCTCAGGAGAAGCTAGACCAGTTAATAGCCAACAGCAACTTCGACAAGCACAAACTCGGAAAACTGACCGACCGCTTCGAGGTAAGGCTAGACCTAACTTCCGAGAACGTGGACGAGGTGGCCCGTGAGAGGCTGCTGAAGAAAAAGATAGAGACAGAGCCGCTTTTTGAGAAGACGATGCGAGACAATCAGGGTAACATAACCACACTGAGCAACACGGAAGGAAGCTACAAAAAGACCGAAACCAAAGACGACCTTATGAACTACTATCCCTTCCATCCCTACCATTTCCAGCTCATACCGGACTTTGTGCAGAACGCCAGAGGGAAATCTTACCAGCAGGCAACGACCCGCAAGTTTATCTCTCTGGTCGATTTCATACTGAAGAACCTGAAGGATGAAGAGTTTGGCAGGATGGTGAACGCCACCGACCTCTTCGACGCACTCGGACCGGGCTTCTTCGGCTCTGAAGTAATGGCGCTTGTAAGAAGCGCCGACGACTACCTTGGCAGAAACGTAAAGGCTTCCGACATACTCAAGACTCTCCATATCCTGAAGAACCTGACGAAGATAAAGGCAAGCGAGACGGTCATAACCCGGCTGCTCGTGAAAAGCATCTACGACAAAGAGTACGATCTGGGCAAAGAAGTCAGGGACGTTATTGACTATCTAGTTGATAACAGATACGTGACCCGCTATAACGGCGAGATAGATCTGGTGACCGATCTCGAGAGAGAGTTTATAAAAGAGATGAATGAAACCATCATAGACATACCCAAAAGAAACGAAGAGATAGTCAGGCAGCTTCAGGCAATATCCAACCACAGGGATTACAGAGAGATCCAGTACGGAGACGGCCCAAGCGTACCCGTAGAGTGGCTCTTTGAAGGTAATTCGATCAGTAGCAAGAAAAAGGGCCTAAAAGTCAGTGTCGCTTCATTCACCGGGGCGAATGTGGAGGGTATAGAGTTCGAGTCTGTGAACCACGCCGATACGGTCTATCTAATACCCGAGGAAAACGACAAAATAGACACGCTGGCCCGCGAGATAAAGAGGCTGGAGGTCTCTTTAGACTCGTTCCGCACATACAAGACAGGCGGTGACACCAGAGAGATACTCGCAAAGTATTCGGAGACTATGGAAAACAAGAAGAGAGAGCTGACCGGAGAGATCCGCCACAGCTTCGAGAAGGGAAAGCTCGTCTATGTGGGTGAGTTAATCTCCGGTGGCAACATACTTTACAAACTCAAGGAGTTCATAAAAGACAGGGTTATCCCTGCTTACTATACTGACATTACCGCCACTACTGCGAAGTCCAAAGACATAGAGGACGTGCTGACCAGACCGCAGAACACGTTGAAGACAGTGCGGGTTGACGATGACCACCGTGTCTTCGACGAGAATGGCGAGCTAATAGAGACCCACAAGATAATCTCGCCCGTTATACGGTCATTGAAAGAAGACAGGACGGGCGCGGACTTGCTGGAGGAGTTCACATCTCCTCCATACGGCTGGACTCAGGAGACGGTTATGTACTCTGTGGCCTGCCTTATGCGCGGGGGCAAGATAACGCTGAACAACATAGACTCGTACGGCAAGCCCGAAGTGCACAAGGCATTTAAGAGTGTCGGCGAGTTCAAAAATGCAAAGATACGCAAGAGCGTTGTGCTCTCGACAGAAGACAGGAACAGACTAATACAGCTTATAAACCCTCTGCTGGACGACGGGAAACTCTCGCTCCAGTCACCAAGGAGCGAGTTCATAACTCACGCCCTCGATGGCCTTAAACGTCTGTACAGAACCCTTGAAGAACTCAAGGGAAAGATGGAAGAGCTCGGTGCGGCCGTTAACTGGGAGCTGGACAAGACGAAGGGACTTATAAACCTGCTTGTCGGGGGCGGCCACGACTGTCTTGACAAACTACTGGAGGAGAGGACTATCTTAAGGGAGCTGAAGGAAATCGCAGACAAGACCGAAGACTTCCTTAAGAAAAACTACGAGAAGATAAAGAAGCAGAGGGGCTTTTTGAAAGACATAGATGGCGAGATAGCCAAGAGAGAGTTCGACGACGGGCAGTCTGAAGAGTTATCTGCGCTGGTGAAGGAGTATAGAGACACTCTCCCGAGCATCGCCTCATTTGGCACCGATCTGGACGGTATCTTCGAGAAGCTAAGAAACACCTACAAAGGCTACTTCAACCCCGTCCATAACGAAAGAGACCGACTGCTGAGCGAGATAGAAGAGTACCTCGACTCCATACGTGAAGAGCGAAACCAGCTGGGTAAGAGGGCGGCGGACCAGAGCTGGTTCAAAGCGCCGAATTCTCCCTGCAACGAACTCGAGATACGCTTCTCCTCAAAGTGCGAGCACTGCCATATAGGCTTCCGTGAGGCCGTTCTGGAGATAGCGAGCCTCAAGGGCAAACTTGAAGGGTTGAAGGCCTCTTATGAGAAGTTTATGGAAGAGAGACCCGTTACCACGCCTCCGCCGGTCAGACGTGAGAGATTAAAGCTCAAGAGAAGACTCACATATCTGCAACTGAAGAGAGAGCTTGAGAAACTGACGCTGAACGATAACACAGAGATAGAAATAGAGCTGGAGGACTGA
- the ltrA gene encoding group II intron reverse transcriptase/maturase: MKYYSLIDKVYSKKNLLKAYHRVNSNRGAPGIDGVTVKSFGEKLLEEIERLSEEIKSGEYMPMPLRRVEIPKADGKTRQLGIPAVRDRVVQQSLKEILEPIFEERFHPSSYGYRKGRNAWQAVEKAKAFASKYGLCNVVELDLSKCFDTLDHEKIIDSVAERVSDGKILKLIRAMLKSGVMEDGVWKATETGSPQGSVISPLLANIYLDEFDQKMKARGIRIVRYADDILIFSKTQEEAREFLAIAINILEIDMKLKVNRNKTRITTLEEGFHFLGFEIKGERVGIEKSRLKRFKGKVKGLTRRNQSTPVKEIVKELNPLLRGFASYFRIVDLQSTLRGLLSWIRRRLRAIILHQWKSTKKLNRVLRRAGWEEKVNLRMNKWRSSHTKAVNYAIPNRFFEEMNLFDMTSYYHPLSKYPILDP, from the coding sequence ATGAAGTATTACAGTCTAATCGACAAAGTCTATTCGAAGAAGAACCTATTGAAAGCCTATCACAGGGTAAACTCCAACAGAGGAGCTCCTGGGATAGACGGAGTAACCGTAAAATCATTCGGGGAGAAACTCCTTGAAGAAATCGAGAGATTATCCGAAGAAATCAAGAGCGGTGAGTACATGCCCATGCCACTCAGGAGAGTAGAAATCCCAAAAGCAGATGGTAAAACAAGGCAATTGGGAATACCTGCTGTGAGAGACAGGGTGGTACAACAATCTCTCAAGGAGATACTGGAACCTATATTCGAGGAAAGATTCCATCCCTCCAGTTACGGTTACAGAAAGGGAAGAAATGCCTGGCAGGCGGTGGAGAAGGCGAAAGCTTTTGCATCCAAATACGGTCTGTGCAATGTAGTGGAACTTGACCTGAGCAAATGTTTCGACACTCTGGATCATGAGAAGATAATAGACTCCGTAGCAGAGAGAGTGAGTGATGGAAAGATACTCAAACTCATACGCGCAATGCTGAAGAGCGGAGTAATGGAAGATGGAGTCTGGAAGGCAACAGAAACTGGCAGTCCACAGGGTAGTGTAATAAGTCCCCTGCTGGCGAACATCTACCTGGACGAGTTCGACCAGAAGATGAAAGCCAGAGGAATAAGGATAGTCAGATATGCAGACGACATATTAATCTTCTCGAAAACCCAGGAAGAAGCCCGAGAGTTTCTGGCAATCGCGATCAACATACTGGAGATTGACATGAAGCTCAAGGTCAACAGAAACAAGACGAGAATCACAACACTGGAGGAGGGCTTTCACTTTCTTGGCTTCGAAATAAAAGGCGAGAGAGTTGGGATAGAGAAATCCAGATTGAAAAGGTTCAAGGGAAAGGTCAAGGGACTTACAAGAAGGAACCAGAGCACACCGGTAAAGGAAATAGTGAAAGAGCTAAATCCACTGTTGAGAGGATTTGCCAGCTATTTCAGGATAGTAGACTTACAATCTACCTTGAGAGGGCTTTTGAGCTGGATAAGGAGAAGGCTTAGAGCCATCATACTACACCAGTGGAAGAGCACAAAGAAACTGAACAGAGTCCTTAGAAGGGCTGGATGGGAAGAGAAAGTCAATTTGAGAATGAACAAATGGCGCTCTTCTCACACAAAAGCAGTCAATTACGCCATTCCCAACAGGTTCTTTGAAGAGATGAACTTATTCGATATGACATCGTACTATCATCCCCTGTCGAAGTATCCGATACTCGATCCATGA